The following coding sequences are from one Musa acuminata AAA Group cultivar baxijiao chromosome BXJ1-6, Cavendish_Baxijiao_AAA, whole genome shotgun sequence window:
- the LOC108953108 gene encoding uncharacterized protein LOC108953108 isoform X1: MRRGMEMESEDVEEELEEMSGGLDTPRGAAPETEEGGGGEAEQRSVYYDEDQEGGFNIFHIFEKGKDTHVQSSEQVPEKKINWISSIFKVDRSKTKESEPEASASEALAHSDVRINATEQTTRDAEISDDRFSGPPGVSFEEQMDDQPELHDSVTQTISTSEAMIQTKELIYAGVKDNDGRMRDDSGVDATKITSQSDQIIQSSEATTTEVLAHSDVRINVLAQTARDTEISNDRLSGPSSISFKKQMEDQPELHDPATQTISTWEAMIQIKESIDAGVKDNDVRMRDDSGVDATKITSQSDQIIQSSEATTTEVLAHSDVRINVLEQTARDTEISNDRLSGPSSVSFKGHMEDQSELHDPATQTITTLGAMFQIKESIDAGVKENDVRLRMMDDSGVDASKITFQNEQIIQDSETNATEVLTHSDVAINVAEQTARDTEISNYRLSGPSSVSYKEQTVDQPELQGPSTQTISTSEAMIQIKELIDDGVNDNDVRMKDDSGVDANKITSQSGQIIQGSETSTTEVLAHSDVRINVAEQTARDTEISNDWDILKSIVYGGLNESITSLAVVSSAAGADVSTLKIVALGLAKLIGGFLLITHELFELRTAQDEATEQKDEQGGRYWELLGWRANFRRHFAVATISYILFGLVPPVVYGFSFRRSDEKEFKLMLVAASSLLCTALLALCKAHVKPQKGYVKTMVYYLVLGVSACGPSYLAGMMIDKLLEKLGLFDHGTTLQSPPTLMCQDLREPSWTSYW; this comes from the exons AGGGTGGTTTTAACATATTTCAcatatttgagaaaggaaaggatACTCATGTGCAAAGTTCAGAGCAAGTGCCCGAGAAGAAGATAAATTGGATTTCTTCTATTTTTAAAGTGGATAGAAGCAAAACGAAAGAAAGCGAACCAG AAGCAAGTGCTTCTGAAGCTTTGGCACATTCAGATGTTCGGATTAATGCGACAGAGCAAACTACCAGAGATGCTGAAATAAGCGATGACAGGTTTAGTGGACCACCTGGTGTTAGCTTTGAAGAACAGATGGATGATCAACCTGAACTACATGATTCTGTCACTCAGACCATATCCACTTCAGAAGCTATGATTCAGACCAAAGAGTTAATTTATGCTGGAGTTAAAGATAATGATGGTAGAATGAGAGATGATTCAG GAGTTGATGCTACTAAAATAACTTCTCAAAGTGACCAGATAATTCAAAGTTCAGAAGCAACTACTACTGAAGTTTTGGCACATTCGGATGTTCGAATTAATGTATTAGCGCAAACTGCCAGAGATACTGAAATAAGCAATGACAGGCTTAGTGGACCTTCTAGCATTAGTTTCAAAAAACAGATGGAGGATCAGCCAGAACTACATGACCCTGCCACTCAGACCATATCCACTTGGGAAGCTatgattcaaatcaaagaatcaattgATGCTGGAGTTAAAGATAATGATGTCAGAATGAGGGACGATTCTG GAGTTGATGCTACTAAAATAACTTCTCAAAGTGACCAGATAATTCAAAGTTCAGAAGCAACTACTACTGAAGTTTTGGCACATTCGGATGTTCGAATTAATGTATTAGAGCAAACTGCCAGAGATACTGAAATAAGCAATGACAGGCTTAGTGGACCTTCTAGCGTTAGTTTCAAAGGACACATGGAGGATCAGTCCGAACTACATGATCCTGCCACTCAGACCATAACCACTTTAGGAGCTATGTTTCAGATCAAAGAGTCAATTGATGCTGGAGTTAAAGAAAATGATGTCAGACTCAGAATGATGGACGATTCTG GAGTTGATGCTTCTAAAATAACTTTCCAAAATGAACAGATAATTCAAGATTCAGAAACAAATGCTACTGAAGTGTTGACGCATTCTGATGTTGCGATTAATGTAGCAGAGCAAACTGCCAGAGATACTGAAATAAGCAATTACAGGCTTAGTGGACCTTCTAGTGTTAGTTACAAAGAACAGACGGTGGATCAGCCAGAACTACAGGGTCCTTCCACTCAGACCATATCCACTTCGGAAGCTATGATACAGATCAAAGAGTTAATTGACGATGGAGTTAATGATAATGATGTCAGAATGAAAGATGACTCAG GAGTTGATGCTAATAAAATAACTTCTCAAAGTGGCCAAATAATTCAAGGTTCAGAAACAAGTACTACGGAAGTGTTGGCACATTCAGATGTTCGGATTAATGTAGCAGAGCAAACTGCCAGAGATACTGAAATAAGCAATGACTGGGATATACTAAAAAGCATTGTATATGGAGGTCTGAATGAATCAATTACTAGCCTGGCTGTTGTGTCATCAGCAGCTGGTGCTGACGTTTCAACAT TGAAAATTGTTGCATTAGGGTTGGCAAAATTGATTGGCGGATTTCTTTTAATTACTCATGAA CTTTTTGAGCTTAGAACTGCACAAGATGAAGCTACTGAACAGAAAGATGAACAAGGTGGACGTTACTGGGAACTGCTTGGGTGGAGAGCAAATTTCCGCCGGCACTTTGCTGTTGCTACAATATCATACATTTTATTTGGCTTAGTCCCTCCTGTTGTTTATGGTTTCTCATTTAGGAGGAGTGACGAGAAGGAATTCAAGCTCATGCTTGTTGCTGCATCATCTCTTCTATGCACAGCTTTGCTGGCCTTATGTAAGGCCCATGTTAAGCCACAAAAAGGCTACGTAAAAACCATGGTCTACTACCTAGTTCTTGGTGTATCAGCATGTGGTCCTTCCTATCTGGCTGGGATGATGATCGACAAGTTACTTGAGAAGCTTGGTTTGTTTGATCATGGGACAACTCTTCAGTCACCTCCCACTCTTATGTGTCAAGACTTAAGAGAACCATCATGGACATCTTATTGGTGA
- the LOC108953108 gene encoding uncharacterized protein LOC108953108 isoform X2, translated as MRRGMEMESEDVEEELEEMSGGLDTPRGAAPETEEGGGGEAEQRSVYYDEDQEGGFNIFHIFEKGKDTHVQSSEQVPEKKINWISSIFKVDRSKTKESEPEASASEALAHSDVRINATEQTTRDAEISDDRFSGPPGVSFEEQMDDQPELHDSVTQTISTSEAMIQTKELIYAGVKDNDGRMRDDSGVDATKITSQSDQIIQSSEATTTEVLAHSDVRINVLAQTARDTEISNDRLSGPSSISFKKQMEDQPELHDPATQTISTWEAMIQIKESIDAGVKDNDVRMRDDSGVDATKITSQSDQIIQSSEATTTEVLAHSDVRINVLEQTARDTEISNDRLSGPSSVSFKGHMEDQSELHDPATQTITTLGAMFQIKESIDAGVKENDVRLRMMDDSGVDASKITFQNEQIIQDSETNATEVLTHSDVAINVAEQTARDTEISNYRLSGPSSVSYKEQTVDQPELQGPSTQTISTSEAMIQIKELIDDGVNDNDVRMKDDSGVDANKITSQSGQIIQGSETSTTEVLAHSDVRINVAEQTARDTEISNDWDILKSIVYGGLNESITSLAVVSSAAGADVSTSF; from the exons AGGGTGGTTTTAACATATTTCAcatatttgagaaaggaaaggatACTCATGTGCAAAGTTCAGAGCAAGTGCCCGAGAAGAAGATAAATTGGATTTCTTCTATTTTTAAAGTGGATAGAAGCAAAACGAAAGAAAGCGAACCAG AAGCAAGTGCTTCTGAAGCTTTGGCACATTCAGATGTTCGGATTAATGCGACAGAGCAAACTACCAGAGATGCTGAAATAAGCGATGACAGGTTTAGTGGACCACCTGGTGTTAGCTTTGAAGAACAGATGGATGATCAACCTGAACTACATGATTCTGTCACTCAGACCATATCCACTTCAGAAGCTATGATTCAGACCAAAGAGTTAATTTATGCTGGAGTTAAAGATAATGATGGTAGAATGAGAGATGATTCAG GAGTTGATGCTACTAAAATAACTTCTCAAAGTGACCAGATAATTCAAAGTTCAGAAGCAACTACTACTGAAGTTTTGGCACATTCGGATGTTCGAATTAATGTATTAGCGCAAACTGCCAGAGATACTGAAATAAGCAATGACAGGCTTAGTGGACCTTCTAGCATTAGTTTCAAAAAACAGATGGAGGATCAGCCAGAACTACATGACCCTGCCACTCAGACCATATCCACTTGGGAAGCTatgattcaaatcaaagaatcaattgATGCTGGAGTTAAAGATAATGATGTCAGAATGAGGGACGATTCTG GAGTTGATGCTACTAAAATAACTTCTCAAAGTGACCAGATAATTCAAAGTTCAGAAGCAACTACTACTGAAGTTTTGGCACATTCGGATGTTCGAATTAATGTATTAGAGCAAACTGCCAGAGATACTGAAATAAGCAATGACAGGCTTAGTGGACCTTCTAGCGTTAGTTTCAAAGGACACATGGAGGATCAGTCCGAACTACATGATCCTGCCACTCAGACCATAACCACTTTAGGAGCTATGTTTCAGATCAAAGAGTCAATTGATGCTGGAGTTAAAGAAAATGATGTCAGACTCAGAATGATGGACGATTCTG GAGTTGATGCTTCTAAAATAACTTTCCAAAATGAACAGATAATTCAAGATTCAGAAACAAATGCTACTGAAGTGTTGACGCATTCTGATGTTGCGATTAATGTAGCAGAGCAAACTGCCAGAGATACTGAAATAAGCAATTACAGGCTTAGTGGACCTTCTAGTGTTAGTTACAAAGAACAGACGGTGGATCAGCCAGAACTACAGGGTCCTTCCACTCAGACCATATCCACTTCGGAAGCTATGATACAGATCAAAGAGTTAATTGACGATGGAGTTAATGATAATGATGTCAGAATGAAAGATGACTCAG GAGTTGATGCTAATAAAATAACTTCTCAAAGTGGCCAAATAATTCAAGGTTCAGAAACAAGTACTACGGAAGTGTTGGCACATTCAGATGTTCGGATTAATGTAGCAGAGCAAACTGCCAGAGATACTGAAATAAGCAATGACTGGGATATACTAAAAAGCATTGTATATGGAGGTCTGAATGAATCAATTACTAGCCTGGCTGTTGTGTCATCAGCAGCTGGTGCTGACGTTTCAACAT CTTTTTGA